A single window of Treponema denticola ATCC 35405 DNA harbors:
- a CDS encoding S41 family peptidase produces the protein MNNLLFIYDIIKIKFRRMIKKINMKKLIISLIIFIFVSVFVVIALNVSKKNDIISGFISAEKMKADYEYFWDFIYKGYPFTEVCERKGADLEQIKQSGYRYLTDPMMQYGYYFFYKDLCRKITGNRYIGHLYPSDYFDYYFNYEKIFKNGAPQTSLIKKRALIDNFYFHIYQVEVLSDKNIGSFNNRNSSLIGTRKYSKPFIQIIETDHIAYIEIKSFLTTKAEEKQEYLKALEDFFIETANYKHIIIDIQNNGGGHPENYEAIISPNINKEINIISYGLYNENKYTNTYLDMFFKNYKSEKINRHEVPYIENCSTVKNDKAYRLEEIIQARPINGYKPCEDKKFWLLVDSGVYSEADRFTYICKKIGFATVVGTNTGGSGTNGKSPMYIVLPNSGLLIKFDFMYGLTEDGYCTDETGTAPDIYNLPGKSALGTCLEEIRKLREKTN, from the coding sequence TTGAATAATTTATTGTTCATCTATGATATAATAAAAATAAAATTTCGTCGAATGATTAAAAAAATTAATATGAAAAAATTAATAATCAGCCTTATAATATTTATTTTTGTTTCCGTGTTTGTTGTAATAGCTCTTAATGTATCGAAAAAAAATGATATAATATCAGGTTTTATTTCTGCCGAAAAAATGAAAGCCGACTATGAATATTTTTGGGATTTTATTTATAAGGGCTACCCTTTTACTGAAGTATGTGAACGAAAAGGAGCGGATTTAGAACAAATAAAACAGTCCGGATATAGATATTTAACGGATCCCATGATGCAGTATGGGTATTATTTTTTTTATAAAGACTTATGCAGAAAAATTACGGGAAATAGATATATAGGTCATCTTTATCCTTCCGATTATTTTGATTATTATTTTAATTATGAAAAGATATTTAAAAATGGTGCCCCTCAGACTTCATTAATTAAGAAGCGGGCTTTGATAGATAACTTTTATTTTCATATATATCAAGTAGAGGTTCTTAGTGATAAAAATATCGGTAGTTTTAATAATAGAAATTCTTCATTAATAGGAACTCGTAAATATTCAAAGCCGTTTATACAGATTATTGAGACCGATCATATTGCATATATAGAAATCAAATCTTTTCTTACAACGAAAGCAGAAGAAAAACAAGAGTATCTAAAAGCCTTGGAAGATTTTTTTATTGAGACTGCAAATTATAAACACATAATAATAGATATACAAAATAACGGAGGCGGACATCCTGAAAATTACGAAGCAATAATATCTCCCAATATAAATAAAGAGATAAATATAATTTCTTACGGACTTTATAACGAAAATAAATATACGAATACTTATTTGGATATGTTTTTTAAAAATTATAAATCAGAAAAAATAAATCGGCATGAAGTTCCTTATATAGAAAATTGCAGTACTGTAAAAAACGATAAGGCCTATAGATTGGAAGAGATAATTCAAGCTCGTCCTATTAACGGATACAAGCCTTGTGAAGATAAAAAATTTTGGCTTCTTGTAGATAGCGGCGTATATTCTGAAGCCGATCGTTTTACTTATATCTGTAAAAAAATCGGCTTTGCAACAGTTGTCGGGACTAATACGGGAGGTTCCGGAACAAACGGTAAATCGCCTATGTACATCGTTCTTCCCAACAGCGGCTTACTGATAAAGTTTGATTTTATGTACGGCCTAACCGAAGACGGATACTGTACTGATGAAACAGGTACTGCTCCTGATATTTATAATCTTCCCGGCAAAAGTGCCCTTGGAACCTGTTTAGAAGAGATAAGAAAATTAAGGGAAAAGACAAATTAG
- a CDS encoding threonine/serine exporter family protein, translating to MEEEKNSALIFRIALAAGELLIKNGAEMHRTEETILRICSSHGITGLAVFITPTVILIGNDKKEGSTYIKNIKVRGSNIHKISLVNEFSRNFTQGKISENEALEILKNIDAEKNYPYWLVLTTSGIGCGLFSVLLGGTLNDFIVTFIATFAAVFLNDRITQFSKTVFLGNFIAGFFVGIITILFYHIGFVKNLDMIIVGAVLSLVPGVAFTSGIRDFILGDLVSGIARTSEAVLIAVAIAFGIGSVLFSYSLLGGI from the coding sequence ATGGAAGAAGAAAAAAACTCGGCATTAATTTTTAGAATAGCCTTGGCGGCAGGAGAGCTTCTAATAAAAAACGGAGCAGAGATGCATAGAACGGAAGAAACTATTTTAAGAATATGCTCTTCACACGGTATTACCGGTCTTGCCGTTTTTATAACTCCGACAGTAATATTAATAGGAAATGACAAGAAGGAAGGCTCAACTTATATTAAAAACATAAAAGTCAGAGGCAGCAATATACACAAAATTTCCTTGGTCAACGAATTTTCAAGAAACTTTACTCAAGGTAAAATTTCTGAAAATGAAGCCCTTGAGATTTTAAAAAATATTGATGCAGAAAAAAATTATCCGTATTGGCTTGTATTAACCACCTCCGGAATAGGCTGCGGTCTTTTTTCTGTTTTGCTCGGCGGAACATTAAATGATTTTATAGTTACTTTTATTGCCACCTTTGCAGCCGTTTTTTTAAATGATAGAATTACGCAGTTTTCCAAAACGGTATTTTTAGGAAACTTTATAGCGGGCTTTTTTGTCGGTATAATAACAATTCTTTTTTATCATATAGGCTTTGTAAAAAATCTTGACATGATAATAGTTGGAGCCGTTTTATCCCTTGTACCGGGGGTAGCCTTTACATCAGGTATACGGGATTTCATTTTGGGAGACTTAGTTTCCGGAATTGCCCGCACCAGTGAGGCCGTACTCATAGCCGTTGCAATAGCCTTCGGTATAGGTTCTGTTCTTTTCAGTTATTCTCTTTTGGGAGGAATATAA
- a CDS encoding HlyD family secretion protein, with amino-acid sequence MKIKDLETIKNRILFFEYRFPVVYTCFIYIILFIFIITLLWICFAEMDQTVKASGILRLKTNTSIGKAAYSGTVKSKKFKSGSRIKKGDILLILETADIEEDKTNTENEIHRLNKEINNLLLYEKAVHSDKNNVPLEHAIAKARAEIYFAKKEKLRIFYEEAKEEYAHEKELPSSMKTKKSLSSLFDKFKIAELDYKTFSAQEIINIESEKNLLTQKLESAKKTLTRLNKEISESKIISPLNGTVEELIRINEGDYIFSGTEILRIIPDMIEELKAELIISDKDIAELKIGMEVNLKFTALPPSEYGVLKGVITNISNDSFNNQNTSSFFLVDADILSFSLKNNEQKEVKLKPGMSTEAHIIIKHKTIIKFILEKLDFIK; translated from the coding sequence ATGAAAATAAAGGATTTGGAAACGATTAAAAATAGAATCCTTTTTTTTGAGTATAGATTCCCGGTGGTCTATACCTGCTTTATCTATATAATTTTATTCATCTTTATAATTACTCTTTTATGGATATGTTTTGCAGAAATGGATCAGACGGTAAAAGCATCCGGAATCCTAAGATTAAAAACAAATACTTCAATAGGTAAGGCTGCTTATTCAGGTACCGTAAAATCAAAGAAATTTAAATCCGGTTCTAGAATAAAGAAAGGGGATATTCTTTTGATTTTAGAAACAGCCGATATTGAAGAAGATAAGACTAATACCGAAAACGAAATACATCGGTTAAATAAAGAGATTAATAATCTTCTTTTATACGAAAAGGCTGTTCATTCGGATAAAAATAATGTTCCTTTGGAACACGCCATAGCTAAGGCCAGAGCCGAAATATATTTTGCAAAAAAAGAAAAGTTAAGAATCTTTTATGAAGAAGCAAAAGAAGAATATGCTCATGAAAAAGAATTGCCTTCTTCGATGAAAACAAAAAAATCGTTAAGTTCACTTTTTGATAAATTTAAAATTGCAGAATTGGATTATAAAACTTTTAGTGCTCAAGAAATAATAAACATAGAAAGTGAAAAAAATCTTCTTACACAAAAACTTGAGTCTGCTAAAAAAACTTTAACCCGCCTTAATAAAGAAATATCCGAAAGTAAAATAATATCTCCTCTTAACGGTACGGTAGAAGAATTAATTAGAATAAATGAAGGAGATTATATATTTTCAGGTACGGAAATACTCCGTATCATTCCGGATATGATAGAAGAATTAAAAGCTGAGTTGATAATATCCGATAAGGATATAGCCGAATTAAAAATCGGTATGGAAGTAAATTTAAAATTTACGGCACTTCCGCCTTCTGAATACGGTGTTTTAAAGGGGGTAATTACAAATATTTCCAATGATAGCTTTAATAATCAAAATACTTCCTCATTTTTTTTAGTAGATGCCGATATCCTTTCTTTTTCTTTAAAAAATAATGAGCAAAAGGAAGTTAAGTTAAAGCCCGGAATGAGTACCGAAGCCCATATTATAATAAAACATAAAACAATTATAAAATTTATTTTAGAAAAACTGGATTTTATTAAATGA
- a CDS encoding CPBP family intramembrane glutamic endopeptidase, whose protein sequence is MPYNKKKVLAVFYWFISIIIEAFIAFFILDLIYVYVFMYKEEYWYIILAIGYTELGIAIITFKRFKENKNLLQFKPFKFSTVIKIYFIGIIITTLIAWIFRGFGNFKNMIESSVIYFLNRFTGKESFTVRTIFNTNFIYKPLIIYEFVAALIIAPIYEELIFRGVIYDDTKKLFNAKIAALVSSILFGLIHLYGGYAQVIGTIVSGLLSAYCYEKTKSLYACIFLHSLHNFIAVVMRRLLNWQTYVILILIFTPACIIMLIAEGIRYFGRRKALIIKE, encoded by the coding sequence ATGCCATATAACAAAAAGAAGGTTTTAGCTGTTTTTTATTGGTTTATATCGATTATAATTGAAGCCTTTATTGCATTTTTTATTCTTGATCTTATATATGTATATGTTTTTATGTATAAAGAAGAATACTGGTATATAATTCTGGCTATTGGGTATACGGAACTGGGCATTGCAATCATAACATTTAAACGGTTTAAAGAAAACAAAAATCTTTTACAATTTAAACCTTTTAAGTTTTCTACGGTTATAAAGATATACTTTATTGGTATCATTATAACTACACTTATAGCATGGATTTTTCGTGGTTTCGGTAATTTTAAAAATATGATAGAAAGTTCGGTTATTTATTTTTTAAACAGATTTACGGGAAAAGAAAGCTTTACCGTCCGTACCATATTTAATACTAATTTTATATACAAGCCATTAATTATTTATGAATTTGTAGCGGCTCTTATCATAGCACCGATATATGAAGAACTTATATTTAGGGGAGTAATCTATGATGATACAAAAAAATTATTTAATGCAAAAATTGCCGCTCTTGTTTCTTCAATACTATTCGGCTTAATACATTTATATGGAGGCTATGCCCAAGTGATTGGAACCATTGTAAGCGGTTTACTATCAGCTTATTGTTATGAAAAAACAAAATCGCTTTATGCATGTATCTTTCTCCATTCTTTACACAATTTTATAGCCGTTGTTATGCGTAGATTATTAAATTGGCAAACATATGTTATACTTATCCTTATTTTTACGCCTGCCTGTATAATTATGCTTATTGCCGAAGGGATTAGGTATTTCGGCAGAAGAAAGGCACTCATTATAAAGGAATGA
- the loaP gene encoding antiterminator LoaP → MDYYVVQVSTGKEKNFIEDAEFKNKFDELSYSIVFPQRILKIRKAGKVTEKQLPVFAGYLFIGTDEISKDLYQHLRKCKGFYRFLPNNQEPKFLEGRDFEILNQFISFGGLAKISQVVFDENDRIKVIEGPLSGLEGYIVRVNKRKGRATVCLDMCQTAFSIDLGFEILNKEEKK, encoded by the coding sequence ATGGATTATTATGTAGTTCAGGTAAGTACAGGCAAAGAAAAGAATTTTATTGAAGATGCGGAATTTAAAAATAAATTTGATGAGCTTTCTTATTCTATAGTTTTTCCTCAGAGGATTTTAAAGATAAGAAAGGCCGGTAAGGTAACGGAAAAACAGTTGCCTGTTTTTGCAGGATATCTGTTTATAGGTACTGATGAAATTTCCAAAGACTTGTATCAACATCTTAGAAAATGTAAGGGCTTTTATAGATTTTTACCTAATAATCAAGAACCGAAGTTTTTAGAAGGAAGAGATTTTGAAATCCTTAATCAATTTATTTCCTTCGGAGGCCTTGCAAAAATTTCACAAGTTGTATTTGATGAAAATGATAGAATAAAAGTTATCGAAGGACCTTTGAGCGGTCTTGAAGGTTATATTGTAAGAGTAAATAAGAGGAAGGGAAGGGCTACCGTTTGTCTGGATATGTGTCAAACAGCTTTTTCTATAGACTTAGGATTTGAAATACTAAATAAGGAAGAAAAAAAATGA
- a CDS encoding peptidase domain-containing ABC transporter — translation MRLIRQFDGTDCGAACLAMVASHYKAKYSVTSIREIAETDTHGTNLAGLVKAGEAMGFSVQVLKGDKEALSQDLPLPFIVHIKKCEEKREFFHFVVVKKIKNKKLTIYDPAGEKKKIDIEEFAKTWTGYTVFLSPSAEFKIQDNTKGFFERFVPLLKPYIHEIIQVIIASFLLTFLGIISSLYFRYIIDDVVYSKAFTSLTSLSIGIIVLTLFSSGLSAVRSHIILFFSLKMDYHLIFSYFKHVFSLPIKFFDTRKTGEILSRINDAQKVRSALSGTAVSVVIDSCMVIIAGVVLYFKSPFLFWIGLITVPLSSIIIWLFSKKFAKAYRELMGQLSEVQSYLVEAVSGAASLKALNAEDSVYDEYEKREVKAVKINYRLGVLSNIQSFLNSILTGWSSNIIFWVGTYLILKDQFTVGQLISFNALLGFFTGPLQRLLTLQPSLQEAFVAGSRLGEIFDLKKEIADEGYWIKPEKILGNIEIKDLIFRYGTRKPVLNKISLNINAGESIGFVGASGSGKTSLIKLLLKFYSPESGSIKIDGHNIEDIDTKTLRAKIGYVPQDIFLFSGTIAENISIHDDNASIEDIIRVSMETGVHSFVENLPERYNTVLAERGISLSGGERQRIALARALISDPDLLIFDEATSNLDTISEKQIHGIIENIKTKKITTLMIAHRLTTVKNCDKIFVMQNGVIAEEGNHSSLLEKKGLYYKLWNGDIL, via the coding sequence ATGCGTTTAATTAGACAATTTGACGGGACGGATTGCGGGGCGGCTTGTCTTGCTATGGTTGCATCCCATTACAAAGCAAAATACTCTGTAACATCGATCCGTGAAATTGCCGAAACCGATACGCACGGTACAAATCTTGCGGGTCTTGTAAAAGCTGGCGAAGCTATGGGCTTTTCGGTGCAAGTTTTAAAAGGCGATAAAGAAGCCCTAAGCCAAGACCTGCCGCTTCCCTTTATTGTCCATATAAAAAAATGTGAAGAAAAAAGAGAATTTTTTCATTTTGTTGTTGTCAAAAAAATAAAAAACAAAAAACTTACAATATACGATCCAGCAGGGGAAAAGAAAAAAATTGATATTGAAGAGTTTGCAAAAACATGGACGGGGTATACTGTTTTTCTTAGTCCCTCAGCAGAGTTTAAAATACAGGATAATACCAAAGGATTTTTTGAACGCTTTGTTCCGCTTTTAAAACCCTATATTCACGAAATAATTCAAGTTATAATAGCATCTTTTTTATTGACCTTTTTGGGTATTATAAGTTCCCTTTATTTTAGATACATAATAGATGATGTAGTTTACTCAAAAGCTTTTACATCTCTTACAAGTCTTTCTATAGGAATAATTGTTTTAACTCTTTTTTCGTCAGGGCTTTCTGCGGTGCGTTCTCATATTATTTTGTTTTTTTCATTAAAGATGGATTATCATCTTATCTTTTCATATTTTAAGCATGTGTTTTCTCTACCTATAAAATTTTTTGATACAAGAAAAACGGGCGAAATTCTTTCCCGCATAAATGATGCTCAAAAGGTCCGTTCCGCCCTTTCCGGAACGGCGGTTTCGGTTGTCATTGATTCTTGTATGGTAATTATTGCAGGCGTGGTACTTTATTTTAAATCTCCCTTTCTTTTTTGGATAGGTCTTATTACCGTGCCTTTATCTTCCATTATAATATGGCTTTTTTCAAAAAAATTTGCAAAGGCCTACCGTGAGCTTATGGGACAATTATCAGAAGTACAGTCATACTTGGTTGAAGCCGTTTCAGGGGCTGCCTCATTAAAGGCCCTTAATGCAGAAGATTCAGTTTATGATGAATATGAAAAAAGAGAGGTGAAAGCCGTAAAAATAAACTATAGGCTTGGAGTTTTAAGCAATATTCAGTCTTTTTTAAATTCTATTTTGACGGGTTGGAGTTCCAACATTATTTTTTGGGTGGGGACTTATTTAATTTTAAAAGATCAATTTACTGTAGGACAGCTTATCTCATTCAATGCTCTTTTGGGCTTTTTTACAGGTCCTTTACAGAGGCTTTTGACGCTGCAGCCTAGCTTGCAGGAAGCCTTCGTTGCAGGAAGCCGTTTGGGAGAGATTTTCGATTTAAAAAAGGAAATAGCAGATGAAGGGTATTGGATAAAACCTGAAAAAATTTTAGGCAATATCGAAATCAAAGACCTGATTTTTAGATATGGAACACGTAAGCCTGTTTTAAATAAGATATCTTTAAATATAAATGCAGGAGAAAGTATAGGCTTTGTCGGAGCATCAGGCTCGGGAAAAACAAGCCTTATTAAACTGCTTTTAAAATTTTATTCGCCTGAATCAGGCTCAATAAAAATTGATGGACATAATATTGAAGATATAGATACAAAGACTCTGCGTGCAAAAATAGGTTATGTGCCTCAAGACATCTTTTTATTTTCCGGAACTATTGCAGAAAATATTTCTATTCATGATGACAATGCTTCTATTGAAGATATTATAAGGGTCTCTATGGAAACGGGAGTACACTCTTTTGTCGAAAACCTGCCTGAAAGATATAATACGGTCCTTGCAGAAAGAGGAATAAGCCTTTCTGGAGGAGAAAGACAGCGTATAGCCCTTGCCCGTGCCCTTATATCGGACCCTGACCTTTTAATCTTTGATGAAGCTACAAGTAATCTTGATACAATATCCGAAAAACAAATTCACGGTATAATCGAAAATATAAAAACAAAAAAAATAACAACTCTTATGATTGCACATAGGCTTACAACCGTAAAAAATTGCGATAAAATTTTTGTAATGCAAAACGGCGTAATTGCCGAAGAAGGAAATCACTCATCTCTTTTAGAAAAAAAAGGCTTATACTATAAGTTATGGAATGGAGATATCCTATGA
- the msrB gene encoding peptide-methionine (R)-S-oxide reductase MsrB produces MKNKNILFHLSFLMMIVLFLSCTKAQAEQKLPIGGKGMIKEIYLAGGCFWGVEGYFRQIPGVKETDTGYANGKNDSANYKGLHQSDHAETVKIVYDSSVVSLQELLAHYFRIIDPTSLNKQGNDAGRQYRTGIYYVDDSMIKEINSFVKFMQKKYSRPIVVEVEKLKHFILAEDYHQDYLQKNPGGYCHIDLTLALKPLYDESKFKVPSKEELKKSLKPIQFSVTQEKATERPFTSEYDKFDAEGIYVDITTGKPLFSSLNKYDAGCGWPSFTKAITTQALQYLEDKSLGMNRTEVVSKTGGAHLGHVFDDGPADAGGLRYCINGAALRFIPYDKMEKEGYGDYLPYVKPTGNF; encoded by the coding sequence ATGAAGAATAAAAACATTTTATTCCACTTGAGTTTTTTAATGATGATAGTTTTATTTCTATCATGTACAAAAGCTCAGGCAGAACAAAAATTACCCATTGGAGGAAAAGGAATGATTAAAGAAATATATCTTGCAGGCGGCTGCTTCTGGGGCGTTGAAGGATATTTTCGCCAAATTCCCGGTGTTAAAGAAACGGACACGGGTTATGCAAACGGAAAAAACGATTCTGCAAACTACAAGGGATTACATCAGAGCGATCATGCCGAGACTGTTAAGATAGTTTATGATTCTTCGGTAGTAAGTTTACAGGAATTATTGGCTCATTATTTTAGAATAATAGACCCCACATCTTTAAACAAACAGGGAAACGATGCAGGCCGTCAATACAGAACAGGTATTTATTATGTAGATGATTCTATGATTAAAGAAATAAATAGTTTTGTAAAGTTTATGCAAAAAAAATATTCGAGGCCCATTGTTGTTGAGGTAGAAAAACTTAAGCATTTTATTCTTGCAGAAGACTATCATCAAGACTATCTTCAAAAAAATCCCGGAGGATATTGCCACATAGACTTAACCCTTGCTTTAAAACCTCTTTATGATGAAAGTAAATTTAAAGTACCGTCAAAAGAAGAATTAAAAAAATCCTTAAAACCGATACAGTTTTCGGTTACACAAGAAAAGGCAACGGAAAGACCCTTTACAAGCGAATATGATAAATTCGATGCTGAAGGAATTTATGTTGATATTACCACAGGGAAACCTCTTTTTTCTTCATTAAATAAATATGATGCAGGCTGCGGATGGCCATCATTTACAAAGGCTATTACAACACAGGCCCTTCAATATTTGGAAGACAAAAGCCTCGGCATGAACAGAACTGAAGTCGTATCAAAAACAGGCGGAGCTCACCTAGGCCACGTCTTTGATGACGGCCCTGCCGATGCAGGAGGCTTACGCTATTGCATTAACGGTGCGGCCTTACGCTTTATCCCCTACGATAAAATGGAAAAAGAAGGCTACGGCGATTATCTTCCCTATGTAAAACCTACGGGGAATTTTTAA
- a CDS encoding threonine/serine exporter family protein, whose protein sequence is MPLYIHTIASFIASFCFCFLFSVPKRNTYLSALCGSVSWTILIFFQSIGINYIFATLAGALAVGLLADLFAVLQKTPVTCFIVIGTIPLVPGFKVYKTMLFFVTDKLEKGVSEGVQAAFIAIAISVGLIISASVTRLIKALKKKTTEKKNQQPRRKHRGMLFS, encoded by the coding sequence ATGCCGCTTTACATACATACGATCGCATCATTTATCGCAAGTTTTTGTTTTTGTTTTTTGTTTTCGGTTCCGAAAAGGAATACCTATTTAAGTGCTCTATGCGGAAGTGTCTCTTGGACAATCCTCATATTTTTTCAGAGCATCGGCATAAATTATATATTTGCAACCTTGGCAGGAGCATTGGCCGTAGGCCTCCTGGCGGATTTATTTGCGGTACTCCAAAAAACACCGGTTACATGTTTTATAGTTATAGGCACGATTCCTTTAGTTCCCGGATTTAAGGTTTATAAGACCATGCTTTTTTTTGTTACCGACAAATTGGAAAAAGGAGTGAGCGAGGGCGTTCAAGCCGCTTTTATCGCAATAGCGATATCCGTAGGTTTAATTATTTCTGCATCGGTAACCCGCCTTATCAAGGCTCTTAAGAAAAAAACGACGGAGAAAAAAAATCAACAACCCCGACGCAAGCATCGGGGTATGTTGTTCTCATAA
- a CDS encoding polysaccharide biosynthesis protein: protein MNRPIKQKTSIYIVGAGLAGTMIAHEISEKNIFGKVAAFLDDDPKKIGTKIDGIPVFGPISETVHLIRIDAGDEALIAIPSMRSERLREIYELLKSAGFSKIKLLPAISQIIDGSAHLVQAREIDPQDLLTRTPVTISLKKSLAYLRGKRVLITGAGGSIGSELCRQLLSGGAERLYLFGHGENSIYQIYKELKILQAGGVGDKATIVPVIGELKDREYMRYIIKQLKCDAVFHTAAYKHVPLMEENPVAVIENNVFGTKNLLDACIEFGVKRFVLISTDKAVEPVSVYGVSKLLSEKLVLQAAETVKEKKDSAYMFVRFGNVLGSRGSIFPLFVEQIQNGGPVTVTDKKMIRFFMTIPEACSLVLQTGGVGKSGESYLLDMGEPVNIYETAKQLISYMGFEPEKDIKIEIIGPREGERLEEPLWSSTEYLEKTDYEKIMRLRDKKEFDSKNLNEILNTLYPFCFYSEEHKDDFRNKEKMRNFLEENKLLIYKKE from the coding sequence ATGAACCGTCCTATTAAACAAAAAACTTCTATATATATAGTAGGCGCAGGTCTGGCCGGAACTATGATTGCACATGAAATTTCTGAAAAAAACATATTCGGTAAGGTTGCCGCATTCTTAGACGATGACCCTAAAAAAATCGGAACTAAGATTGACGGGATTCCGGTATTCGGGCCTATAAGTGAAACGGTTCATCTGATAAGGATAGATGCAGGGGATGAGGCTCTGATTGCAATTCCCAGCATGCGCTCCGAGCGTTTGCGTGAAATATATGAGCTTTTAAAATCGGCAGGTTTTTCAAAAATAAAACTTCTGCCCGCAATTTCGCAAATCATTGACGGTTCAGCTCATTTGGTACAAGCCCGCGAAATAGATCCGCAGGATTTACTTACCCGAACCCCCGTTACCATTTCTTTAAAAAAGAGTTTGGCTTATCTACGCGGAAAGCGAGTTCTAATTACCGGCGCCGGAGGTTCTATCGGAAGCGAACTCTGCCGGCAGCTTTTATCGGGCGGTGCCGAACGCCTCTATCTTTTCGGTCATGGAGAAAATTCCATTTATCAAATTTATAAAGAACTTAAAATATTGCAAGCAGGCGGTGTCGGCGACAAGGCTACAATTGTTCCGGTTATAGGAGAGTTAAAAGACCGCGAGTACATGCGCTACATCATTAAGCAATTAAAATGTGATGCGGTTTTTCATACGGCGGCTTATAAACATGTTCCTTTGATGGAAGAAAATCCTGTTGCGGTTATCGAAAACAATGTTTTCGGAACAAAGAATCTTTTGGATGCCTGCATCGAATTCGGAGTAAAACGATTTGTTTTAATTTCGACGGATAAGGCTGTTGAGCCTGTTTCGGTTTACGGCGTTTCAAAACTATTAAGCGAAAAATTGGTATTGCAGGCTGCCGAAACCGTAAAAGAAAAAAAAGATTCAGCCTACATGTTTGTCCGCTTCGGAAATGTTTTGGGATCGAGGGGATCTATCTTTCCGCTTTTTGTAGAGCAGATACAAAACGGGGGACCCGTAACCGTAACCGATAAAAAGATGATCCGCTTTTTTATGACAATTCCGGAAGCTTGTTCATTAGTATTGCAGACAGGCGGTGTTGGAAAATCGGGTGAGTCCTATCTTCTCGACATGGGAGAACCTGTAAATATTTATGAGACGGCAAAGCAGTTGATAAGTTACATGGGTTTTGAACCTGAGAAGGATATTAAGATAGAAATAATCGGCCCCAGAGAAGGCGAGCGTTTGGAAGAGCCTCTTTGGTCATCAACCGAGTATCTTGAAAAAACGGATTACGAAAAAATCATGCGCTTACGTGATAAAAAAGAATTCGATTCTAAAAACTTAAATGAAATTTTAAATACCCTATATCCGTTTTGTTTTTATAGTGAAGAACACAAAGACGATTTCCGCAATAAAGAAAAGATGCGCAATTTTTTGGAAGAAAATAAATTATTAATTTATAAAAAGGAGTAA